Proteins from a single region of Methanomassiliicoccales archaeon:
- a CDS encoding ribosome biogenesis/translation initiation ATPase RLI, with translation MRIAAVLKDRCQTKKCNTECIKYCPKVRTGVQAIWLNESSKAEISEELCAGCGICVHKCPFTAIKIIGLPDELKEDMVHQYGENAFRLYRLPTPKTGQVTGILGPNGIGKSTSFKLLSGEIVPNLGRFDDPPSKEEVLAHFAGTELHDYLVKVYTKGFKTSMKPQYVDRLPTVVKGPVRDLLSKVQERMKLDEAVKLLELEEAITRNMTDLSGGELQRVAIAATIMKDSDIYFFDEPSSYLDIYQRIKVAKIIEKLAEEKMVIVIEHDLAILDFLADNVYLVFGSEGAYGIFAQPRQVRSAINVYLDGYAKEENIRFRDTPIRFESHPPRESFQSVNLLEYPELEMKYPAFTLKVDAGAIKVGETVGIVGPNGIGKTTFVKMLAGVQQPTSGKVEQEVKVSYKPQYITPDFDGTVAELFNTYVKDFFESGFFQTEIQHPLTLKPLLEKNVKNLSGGELQRTSIALCLAREADIYLLDEPSAYLDSNQRMEAAKTIRRVMEKKGRSAMVVDHDIYFLDMVSDSMMVFDGVPGLSGHGKGPFDMRGGMNMFLKHVDVTFRRDNDTNRPRINKPGSRLDREQKSAGEYYYFKELQKKD, from the coding sequence ATGCGGATAGCTGCCGTCCTGAAGGACCGGTGCCAGACCAAAAAGTGCAACACCGAGTGCATCAAATACTGCCCCAAGGTCAGGACCGGGGTCCAGGCCATCTGGCTCAACGAGTCTTCCAAGGCCGAGATATCGGAAGAGCTGTGCGCCGGCTGCGGCATCTGCGTCCACAAGTGCCCCTTCACGGCCATAAAGATCATCGGCCTGCCGGACGAACTGAAGGAGGACATGGTGCACCAGTATGGAGAGAACGCCTTCCGGCTTTATCGGCTTCCCACACCAAAGACAGGCCAGGTGACCGGTATCCTAGGCCCGAACGGGATAGGCAAGTCCACATCGTTCAAGCTGCTTTCTGGCGAGATCGTTCCCAATCTCGGTCGTTTCGACGATCCCCCTTCCAAGGAAGAGGTGCTGGCCCACTTTGCCGGGACCGAATTGCACGATTACCTGGTCAAGGTCTATACCAAAGGGTTCAAGACCTCAATGAAACCACAGTACGTGGACAGACTGCCCACGGTGGTCAAGGGACCGGTCAGGGACCTTCTTTCCAAGGTCCAAGAACGGATGAAGCTCGATGAGGCTGTCAAGCTGCTGGAACTGGAGGAGGCGATAACGCGCAACATGACCGACCTCTCCGGCGGCGAGCTGCAGCGGGTGGCGATCGCGGCCACCATCATGAAGGACTCGGACATCTACTTCTTCGACGAACCCTCATCGTACCTCGATATTTACCAGAGGATCAAGGTGGCCAAGATCATCGAGAAGCTGGCCGAGGAAAAGATGGTCATCGTCATCGAGCACGACCTGGCCATCCTGGATTTCCTGGCCGACAACGTCTACCTGGTGTTCGGTTCCGAAGGGGCCTATGGTATCTTCGCCCAACCGCGCCAGGTCCGGTCTGCCATCAACGTCTATCTGGACGGCTACGCAAAGGAGGAGAACATCCGGTTCAGGGACACGCCGATCCGGTTCGAATCCCATCCTCCGCGAGAATCGTTCCAATCGGTCAATCTTCTGGAGTACCCGGAGCTGGAGATGAAATACCCGGCATTCACCTTGAAGGTCGACGCGGGGGCCATCAAGGTCGGAGAGACGGTAGGCATCGTCGGTCCGAACGGCATCGGCAAGACCACCTTCGTCAAGATGCTGGCAGGAGTACAGCAACCGACCTCGGGGAAGGTCGAGCAGGAGGTCAAGGTCAGCTACAAGCCACAGTATATCACACCCGATTTCGACGGCACCGTAGCCGAGCTGTTCAACACCTACGTCAAGGACTTCTTCGAGTCCGGTTTCTTCCAGACCGAGATCCAGCATCCGCTGACACTGAAGCCGCTCCTTGAGAAGAACGTCAAGAACCTGTCCGGCGGTGAGCTGCAGAGGACATCCATCGCCCTATGCCTGGCGAGGGAAGCGGACATCTACCTGCTGGATGAGCCGTCAGCCTACCTCGATTCCAACCAGAGGATGGAGGCGGCCAAGACGATCCGCCGCGTCATGGAGAAGAAAGGCCGTTCGGCCATGGTCGTCGACCACGACATATACTTCCTGGACATGGTCTCCGATTCGATGATGGTGTTTGATGGCGTTCCCGGACTGAGCGGCCACGGCAAAGGTCCGTTCGACATGCGGGGAGGCATGAACATGTTCCTCAAGCACGTGGACGTCACGTTCCGCCGCGACAATGACACGAACCGCCCGAGGATCAACAAGCCCGGATCAAGGCTGGACCGCGAGCAGAAATCCGCCGGGGAATACTACTATTTCAAAGAACTGCAGAAGAAGGATTGA
- the metG gene encoding methionine--tRNA ligase codes for MVKVLVCVAWPYANSPLHLGHVAGSLLPPDVFAKYHALKGDEVLMVSGSDMHGTPITVRAEREKTTPEEVAERYHRMNKKAIEDLGINFSLFTKTTTQNHADVTHDVFNKLMEHGYLYRHGTMQYYCPKCGKFLPDRYVEGRCKKCGDERARGDQCEKCGATYEAGELGSPRCTVCGTTPELRETDHYFLRLSAFQQPLINWVKDKEYWRPNVKLFTQNWLEAGLKDRAITRDMSWGISVPVPGMNDKVIYVWFEAVIGYLSASKEYSKIIGRPDYWREFWEDPKVKSYYFIGKDNIPFHTIIWPAMLMGYGGLNLPYDVPANEFLNFQGEKFSKSRGIGIDVQDILKQFDADVVRYFLGANMPEQRDADFNWEEFETKVNNELVATYGNYVHRVLSFTQKNFGEIPEMRLKDTEKERQEVYDAIILAKTEVDLYLSTCQFKRALKSIMDLAQFGNRFFDSVAPWALLKSDKAKCGSMLNLNMEIVKALAVLSWPYLPSSSQKVWKMLGNDAPLGQGSWTLIDVVLQPGTKLVEPKPLFSKVVLEKPVENPFAAMTKLNLKVAKVVSVTDHPNAEKLYVVQLDAGKPVQLVAGLKAYYTKEQLTGKKIVYISNLEPAKLRGVESQGMMLAAEKDGKVLVLTPSGDAEPGEAVDSGMGQSEKSISFDEFKKFTIRVGKLENGSVDIGTKVPVKLPEKATPPAQAAVLLPSPEGKEALALATSKGVIITVDGEIGNGAQVR; via the coding sequence ATGGTAAAAGTATTGGTATGCGTTGCTTGGCCCTACGCCAACAGCCCGCTTCATCTCGGACATGTGGCAGGGTCTCTCCTGCCTCCCGACGTGTTCGCAAAATATCACGCGTTGAAAGGGGACGAGGTACTCATGGTGTCCGGATCGGACATGCACGGCACCCCCATAACCGTAAGGGCGGAAAGGGAAAAGACCACCCCCGAGGAGGTGGCCGAACGATACCACCGCATGAACAAGAAGGCCATCGAGGACCTCGGCATCAATTTCTCACTGTTCACCAAGACCACGACGCAAAACCACGCCGACGTCACGCATGACGTTTTCAACAAGCTGATGGAGCACGGTTATCTTTACCGCCACGGGACCATGCAGTATTATTGCCCCAAGTGCGGCAAGTTCCTTCCGGACAGGTACGTCGAAGGCCGCTGCAAGAAATGCGGCGATGAACGGGCCCGGGGAGACCAATGCGAAAAATGCGGCGCCACCTATGAGGCGGGAGAGCTGGGCAGCCCGCGCTGCACGGTCTGCGGGACGACCCCCGAACTGCGGGAGACGGACCATTATTTCCTCAGGCTCTCTGCGTTCCAGCAGCCACTTATCAACTGGGTCAAGGACAAGGAATACTGGCGCCCGAACGTCAAGCTCTTCACTCAGAACTGGCTTGAAGCGGGACTGAAGGACCGCGCCATAACCAGAGACATGTCCTGGGGGATCTCCGTGCCGGTGCCTGGGATGAACGATAAGGTCATCTATGTCTGGTTCGAGGCCGTCATCGGCTACCTTTCCGCTTCCAAGGAATATTCCAAGATCATCGGCAGACCGGATTACTGGAGGGAATTCTGGGAGGATCCCAAGGTCAAATCGTACTATTTCATCGGCAAGGACAATATCCCGTTCCATACCATCATCTGGCCGGCGATGCTGATGGGCTATGGCGGACTGAACCTGCCTTACGATGTGCCGGCCAACGAATTCCTCAACTTCCAAGGGGAGAAGTTCTCCAAGAGCCGCGGCATCGGCATCGATGTCCAGGACATACTGAAGCAGTTCGACGCCGATGTGGTGCGTTACTTCCTCGGGGCGAACATGCCGGAGCAGCGCGATGCCGACTTCAACTGGGAGGAGTTCGAGACCAAGGTGAACAACGAACTGGTGGCCACCTACGGCAACTATGTGCACCGGGTCCTCTCCTTCACCCAGAAGAACTTCGGCGAGATCCCGGAGATGAGGCTCAAGGACACCGAGAAGGAGAGGCAGGAGGTCTATGACGCCATCATCCTGGCCAAGACCGAGGTCGACCTTTATCTCTCCACCTGTCAGTTCAAGAGGGCGCTCAAGTCGATCATGGACCTGGCACAGTTCGGCAACCGCTTCTTCGACTCGGTTGCGCCCTGGGCACTGCTGAAGAGCGACAAGGCCAAGTGCGGTTCGATGCTGAACCTGAACATGGAGATAGTCAAGGCACTGGCGGTGCTATCATGGCCTTATCTCCCGAGCAGCTCACAGAAGGTCTGGAAGATGCTCGGTAACGACGCTCCCCTAGGACAAGGCTCATGGACCCTGATCGATGTCGTCCTGCAGCCGGGAACGAAGCTCGTGGAACCGAAGCCGCTCTTCTCCAAGGTGGTGCTGGAGAAACCGGTGGAGAATCCGTTCGCTGCCATGACCAAGCTCAACCTCAAAGTGGCAAAGGTGGTCAGCGTGACGGACCATCCCAACGCCGAGAAGCTGTACGTCGTTCAGCTCGACGCTGGAAAGCCGGTCCAGCTGGTGGCAGGGCTCAAGGCCTACTACACAAAAGAGCAGCTTACCGGCAAGAAGATCGTGTACATCTCCAACCTGGAGCCTGCAAAGCTTCGTGGCGTCGAATCCCAGGGCATGATGCTGGCAGCCGAAAAGGACGGCAAGGTCCTGGTGCTGACGCCGTCAGGAGATGCCGAACCGGGAGAAGCGGTCGATTCGGGAATGGGGCAATCTGAAAAGTCGATCTCCTTCGACGAGTTCAAGAAGTTCACCATCCGGGTAGGTAAGCTCGAGAATGGCAGCGTCGACATTGGCACGAAAGTGCCGGTCAAGCTTCCGGAGAAAGCCACCCCACCGGCGCAGGCGGCGGTACTGTTGCCCTCACCCGAGGGTAAAGAAGCTTTGGCCCTTGCCACCTCCAAGGGCGTCATCATCACCGTCGACGGCGAGATCGGGAATGGGGCACAGGTCAGATGA
- a CDS encoding PHP domain-containing protein, producing the protein MRIDMHVHTVYSGDSRNSVQDIIDACKRVGMDGAVVLDHNSTRGGKEALAMKSGLLVIPGIEISSAEGHILAFNVNEAIPRDLSVAETIDRIHAQGGVAVAAHPYRVWSGLGESNVIGQKFDAVECQNGRSTRRGNRKAVELAMELMRPRTGGSDSHEPETVGKSYTVFPDDCTDVDSVMKALLSGKAKTEGTDRDGPATIRYGKKAISEWIGRGMKRI; encoded by the coding sequence ATGAGGATCGATATGCATGTGCACACCGTTTATTCCGGTGATTCCCGCAATTCGGTACAGGACATCATAGACGCATGCAAGCGGGTGGGAATGGATGGGGCGGTGGTGCTGGACCACAACTCGACCCGCGGAGGGAAGGAGGCCCTGGCGATGAAGAGCGGCCTTCTGGTCATTCCCGGAATAGAGATCTCATCGGCCGAAGGTCATATCCTGGCCTTCAATGTCAACGAGGCGATCCCCCGCGACCTTTCCGTTGCGGAGACCATCGACCGGATCCATGCTCAGGGAGGAGTGGCGGTGGCCGCCCATCCGTATCGGGTATGGTCAGGACTTGGGGAGTCGAACGTGATCGGTCAGAAATTCGATGCCGTCGAATGCCAGAATGGCCGTTCGACAAGAAGGGGGAACCGGAAGGCGGTGGAACTGGCGATGGAGTTGATGAGGCCCCGCACCGGCGGCAGCGACTCGCATGAGCCGGAGACGGTGGGCAAGTCCTACACGGTCTTCCCCGACGACTGCACCGATGTCGATTCGGTCATGAAAGCGCTGCTTTCAGGCAAGGCCAAGACCGAGGGGACCGACCGGGATGGCCCTGCGACGATCAGGTATGGCAAAAAGGCAATCAGCGAATGGATAGGCCGCGGCATGAAGAGGATCTAG
- a CDS encoding roadblock/LC7 domain-containing protein — protein sequence MAEIAQFDLAVERLLKTEHVITVFVTSRAGVFTYGETPKMTDRGVYTAITSMMLGAAEQMANEMDEILDSVLLNMSERKLIVVGAGPKHLVGILTDTKADQDMIANAARTVLSEVMV from the coding sequence ATGGCAGAAATCGCTCAATTCGATTTAGCAGTTGAACGTCTTTTGAAGACAGAACATGTCATAACGGTCTTCGTCACATCAAGGGCAGGCGTTTTCACCTATGGCGAGACACCCAAGATGACCGATCGGGGCGTGTACACCGCCATCACCTCGATGATGCTGGGTGCGGCTGAACAGATGGCTAACGAGATGGATGAGATCCTAGACTCGGTCTTGCTCAACATGAGCGAAAGGAAGCTCATTGTCGTTGGAGCCGGACCGAAACATCTGGTCGGGATCCTTACGGACACAAAGGCCGACCAGGACATGATCGCCAACGCCGCGAGGACGGTCCTGAGCGAAGTGATGGTGTAG